From one Synechocystis sp. PCC 6803 substr. PCC-P genomic stretch:
- a CDS encoding thioredoxin family protein, which translates to MVLTPSTMLALGTQAPDFSLWDVTAEQPLTLGEAMGEKGLLVMFICCHCPFVKHIQAQLSQLGKDYQNSGLAMVAISANDIEKYPDDAPPGLKKMAQDWDYCFPVLYDETQAIAKAYRAACTPDFFLFDAQGKLAYRGQLDDSRPSNGLPVTGVDLRQAMDLVLAGSPVPTEQKPSIGCNIKWKPGNEPDYQSN; encoded by the coding sequence ATGGTTTTAACTCCCTCCACCATGCTTGCCCTTGGTACCCAAGCACCGGACTTTTCCCTTTGGGACGTGACTGCGGAACAGCCCCTCACCCTAGGGGAAGCCATGGGAGAAAAAGGGCTATTGGTAATGTTCATCTGTTGTCATTGTCCCTTTGTCAAACACATCCAGGCCCAGTTAAGTCAGTTGGGGAAGGATTACCAAAACTCTGGTTTAGCCATGGTGGCCATCAGCGCTAACGATATAGAAAAATACCCCGATGACGCTCCCCCAGGCCTGAAAAAAATGGCCCAGGATTGGGACTATTGCTTCCCGGTACTGTACGACGAAACCCAGGCGATCGCCAAGGCCTACCGAGCAGCCTGCACCCCCGACTTCTTTTTGTTTGATGCCCAGGGGAAATTGGCCTACCGGGGCCAGTTAGATGACAGTCGCCCTAGCAATGGTTTGCCCGTTACCGGAGTGGACCTGAGACAGGCCATGGATCTAGTGCTGGCCGGCAGTCCTGTGCCGACGGAACAAAAGCCCAGCATTGGTTGCAACATTAAATGGAAACCCGGCAATGAACCTGATTATCAAAGTAATTAG
- the ftsH1 gene encoding ATP-dependent zinc metalloprotease FtsH1: MSHRPRSDRHSFSSPSRFWHRLGMGLLVAGTLALPVSTLAQEGGEGAQPKASPSPIQSPNSSNGEATPRSFFNSGSPRSAEPKMNYGQLIDAIKANQVAKVEVDTNRRQAIVTLKDAPPGSKPQTVQLLDNNPELLNLLRSRSETIDLDINRTPDNSALYGLLTNLLVVAILIGLVVMVVRRSANASGQAMSFGKSKARFQMEAKTGVGFDDVAGIDEAKEELQEVVTFLKQPEKFTAIGAKIPRGVLLIGPPGTGKTLLAKAIAGEAGVPFFSISGSEFVEMFVGVGASRVRDLFKKAKENAPCLVFIDEIDAVGRQRGVGYGGGNDEREQTLNQLLTEMDGFEGNSGIIVIAATNRPDVLDLALLRPGRFDRQVTVDYPDVQGRELILAIHAQNKKLHEEVQLAAIARRTPGFTGADLANVLNEAAIFTARRRKEAITMAEVNDAIDRVVAGMEGTPLVDSKSKRLIAYHEVGHALIGTLCPGHDPVEKVTLIPRGQAQGLTWFTPDEDQSLMTRNQMIARIAGLLGGRVAEEVIFGDDEVTTGAGNDIEKITYLARQMVTKLGMSSLGLVALEEEGDRNFSGGDWGKRSEYSEDIAARIDREIQAIVTAAHQRATRIIEENRNLMDLLVDALIDQETIEGEHFRQLVESYQQSQKQPALAGK; encoded by the coding sequence ATGAGTCATCGTCCCCGTTCCGATCGCCATAGTTTCTCCAGCCCTAGCCGCTTTTGGCACCGTTTGGGGATGGGTTTACTGGTAGCTGGCACCCTAGCCCTACCGGTATCTACCCTGGCCCAGGAAGGGGGAGAAGGGGCCCAACCCAAGGCCAGTCCCAGTCCCATCCAATCCCCTAACTCCAGCAATGGAGAAGCCACACCCCGCTCCTTTTTTAACTCTGGCTCCCCCCGGTCTGCTGAACCGAAAATGAACTATGGGCAGTTGATCGATGCCATTAAAGCTAATCAAGTGGCCAAAGTGGAAGTGGACACTAACCGCCGCCAGGCGATCGTTACCCTCAAGGATGCTCCCCCAGGGTCCAAGCCCCAAACCGTGCAGTTACTAGACAATAATCCAGAGTTGCTCAACCTCCTGCGGAGCCGTTCCGAAACCATCGATTTAGACATCAACCGCACCCCGGATAATTCGGCCCTGTATGGTCTACTAACCAATTTGCTGGTGGTGGCTATTCTGATCGGTTTGGTGGTGATGGTGGTGCGACGTTCTGCCAATGCGTCGGGTCAGGCCATGAGTTTTGGCAAATCCAAGGCCCGGTTCCAAATGGAAGCAAAAACCGGTGTCGGCTTTGACGATGTGGCCGGCATTGACGAAGCGAAGGAAGAATTGCAGGAAGTGGTAACTTTCCTCAAGCAACCGGAAAAATTTACCGCCATCGGCGCAAAAATTCCCCGGGGTGTTCTACTCATCGGCCCTCCCGGTACGGGCAAAACCTTATTAGCTAAGGCGATCGCCGGGGAGGCGGGGGTGCCATTTTTCAGCATTTCCGGTTCAGAATTTGTGGAAATGTTTGTCGGGGTGGGGGCTTCCCGGGTCAGGGATTTATTCAAAAAAGCTAAGGAAAATGCCCCCTGCCTAGTATTTATCGATGAAATTGATGCGGTGGGTCGACAACGGGGTGTGGGCTATGGCGGCGGCAACGATGAACGGGAACAAACCCTCAACCAATTGTTGACGGAAATGGATGGCTTTGAGGGCAACAGCGGCATCATTGTCATTGCGGCCACCAACCGCCCCGATGTGCTGGATTTGGCCCTTTTGCGGCCAGGACGGTTCGATCGCCAGGTGACGGTGGATTACCCCGATGTCCAGGGCCGGGAATTAATTTTGGCAATCCACGCCCAAAACAAAAAATTGCACGAAGAGGTGCAGTTAGCGGCGATCGCCAGGAGAACTCCCGGATTTACGGGGGCAGATTTGGCCAACGTGTTAAATGAAGCGGCCATTTTCACCGCTCGGCGGCGCAAGGAGGCCATCACCATGGCGGAAGTGAATGATGCCATTGACCGGGTGGTGGCGGGGATGGAAGGTACACCCCTAGTGGATAGTAAAAGTAAACGCTTAATTGCTTACCATGAAGTGGGCCACGCCTTGATTGGCACCCTCTGTCCTGGCCACGATCCGGTGGAAAAAGTTACCCTCATTCCCCGGGGCCAAGCCCAAGGTTTGACCTGGTTCACCCCTGATGAAGACCAAAGCCTCATGACCCGCAACCAAATGATTGCCCGCATTGCAGGATTGTTGGGGGGGAGGGTGGCCGAAGAAGTTATTTTTGGCGACGACGAGGTGACCACCGGAGCCGGTAACGACATTGAAAAAATCACCTACCTAGCCCGACAAATGGTGACGAAACTGGGCATGTCTTCCCTGGGTCTAGTGGCCTTGGAAGAGGAAGGCGATCGTAACTTTAGCGGCGGAGATTGGGGCAAGCGTTCCGAATATTCCGAAGACATTGCCGCCCGCATTGACCGGGAAATCCAAGCCATTGTCACCGCTGCCCACCAACGGGCCACCCGCATTATTGAAGAAAATCGTAATTTAATGGATTTACTAGTCGATGCGCTCATCGATCAAGAAACCATTGAAGGGGAGCATTTTCGGCAACTGGTGGAAAGTTATCAACAATCTCAAAAACAGCCTGCTCTAGCCGGTAAGTAG
- a CDS encoding ribonuclease catalytic domain-containing protein, protein MEKGQLIEFRHQGERRLAVVDRPDGKKDWVVIDQQGQSHKLKPQRVEYEIPGGPYTVDDLPSFLGEVDQYLDPSSLEVAWELLIEEGESITPADLALLLFSEQSPSQCYAAHALLAEDKLYFKQKGNHYEPRPSSQIEEIKHQMRVQAQKEQEQQGFIDRVNQALAGEKVTWEGSDRLRLEALEKFILFPEQNHRQALDILQTLGKPGRTDETQNLLIELGIWQRHENLFLRRSAYPNQFPAKVSDVAHAYLTNPPPDPDQERFDLTTLKTYTIDDESTSEIDDGLSVETLADGGHRLWIHVADPTRLLSPNDELDLEARKRSTSLYLPTGMISMFPPELATGPMSLLQGQRCVALSFGVTLDEVGAVRDFTIAPSWVKPTYRLTYEDVDEMLVLKIQGEPELPLLAEAAKKRAQWRKSQGAITIKMPEAIIKVNADEEVQIYLQETSVSRQLVAEMMILAGEVAGRFCQEHGIPVPFRGQPQPELPSDEELLSLPPGPVRECAVRRCMPRSEVGITPSRHASLGLDLYSQATSPIRRYTDLITHFQMKAYLRGEPLPFSGEQVQEILYSVMPSSKEATLVERQTNRYWSLEFLRRNINEVWQGVMLRWLREDDGLGLILLEELGLELPHRFDRPISPGDRLSLKVSNADPHRDEIRFRELLANEA, encoded by the coding sequence GTGGAAAAAGGACAACTAATTGAATTCCGGCATCAAGGAGAACGGCGGTTGGCGGTGGTCGATCGCCCGGACGGCAAAAAAGATTGGGTGGTTATTGATCAACAGGGCCAAAGCCATAAACTGAAGCCCCAGCGGGTGGAGTATGAAATTCCCGGCGGTCCCTACACCGTCGATGATCTGCCTAGTTTTTTAGGGGAAGTGGACCAGTATCTCGACCCCTCTAGTTTGGAGGTGGCCTGGGAACTATTGATTGAAGAGGGGGAAAGCATCACCCCGGCGGATTTGGCCCTATTGCTATTTTCTGAGCAAAGTCCTAGTCAATGCTATGCTGCCCATGCCCTGCTAGCAGAAGATAAACTCTATTTCAAACAAAAAGGCAATCATTACGAACCCCGCCCTAGTAGTCAAATCGAAGAAATTAAACATCAAATGCGGGTGCAAGCCCAAAAAGAACAGGAGCAACAGGGTTTCATTGACCGGGTAAATCAAGCCCTGGCCGGGGAAAAAGTTACCTGGGAAGGGAGCGATCGCCTACGGTTGGAAGCGTTGGAAAAATTTATCCTTTTCCCTGAACAAAATCATCGCCAGGCTTTGGATATTCTCCAAACCCTTGGTAAACCTGGCCGTACCGACGAAACCCAAAACCTCCTGATAGAATTAGGCATCTGGCAACGCCATGAAAATCTCTTTTTGCGTCGTAGTGCTTACCCCAACCAATTCCCCGCCAAGGTATCCGATGTGGCCCATGCTTACCTAACCAATCCTCCCCCCGACCCCGACCAAGAACGCTTCGATCTGACCACCCTAAAGACCTACACCATCGATGATGAAAGCACTTCGGAAATTGACGACGGTCTGAGTGTGGAAACCTTGGCGGACGGCGGCCATCGGCTTTGGATCCATGTGGCCGACCCCACCCGGTTGTTGAGTCCCAACGATGAACTGGATTTAGAAGCCCGTAAACGCAGTACCAGTCTTTACCTGCCCACGGGCATGATTTCCATGTTTCCGCCGGAGTTGGCCACGGGGCCGATGAGTTTACTCCAGGGGCAAAGATGTGTGGCCTTAAGTTTTGGAGTGACTTTGGATGAGGTGGGGGCAGTGAGGGATTTTACCATTGCCCCTAGTTGGGTTAAGCCTACCTATCGCCTCACCTACGAAGATGTGGATGAGATGTTGGTGCTGAAAATTCAAGGGGAACCGGAATTGCCCCTCCTAGCCGAAGCAGCCAAAAAACGGGCCCAATGGCGTAAATCCCAGGGGGCTATCACCATCAAAATGCCCGAAGCCATTATTAAAGTTAATGCCGACGAGGAAGTGCAAATTTATCTCCAGGAAACCTCCGTTTCTCGTCAACTGGTGGCGGAAATGATGATCTTGGCCGGGGAGGTGGCGGGGCGTTTTTGCCAAGAGCATGGCATCCCAGTCCCCTTCCGGGGCCAACCCCAGCCGGAGTTACCCTCCGATGAAGAGTTGTTGTCTTTACCGCCGGGCCCTGTGCGGGAATGTGCGGTACGCCGTTGTATGCCCCGTAGTGAAGTGGGCATTACCCCCAGTCGCCATGCTAGTTTGGGGCTGGATTTGTATTCCCAGGCCACCTCCCCTATCCGTCGTTACACTGATCTGATTACCCATTTTCAAATGAAGGCCTACCTACGGGGGGAGCCGTTGCCTTTCTCTGGGGAGCAGGTACAAGAAATTCTATACAGCGTTATGCCCTCTTCCAAGGAAGCTACGTTGGTGGAACGGCAAACTAACCGTTACTGGAGCTTGGAGTTTCTGCGGCGCAATATTAATGAGGTGTGGCAGGGGGTGATGCTCCGTTGGTTGCGGGAGGATGATGGCTTGGGTTTAATTCTTCTTGAAGAACTAGGTCTTGAATTGCCCCATCGCTTTGACCGTCCCATTTCCCCCGGCGATCGCCTAAGCCTAAAGGTTAGTAATGCCGACCCCCATCGAGACGAAATTCGCTTCCGGGAATTGTTGGCCAATGAAGCCTAG